The genomic window TCGTCGGTAAAGCCTTGCTGGGCATAGACTTCCTGAGCAACAGCCAACACCTCGCCCATGGCCTTGCCCGGACGGGTGGCAGCCATCATGGCCGCATCGATTCGGCAGACTGCTTCATGTTTGCGACGAAGTTCCGGGTCAATGGGGCCAAAGCTGAAAAGGCGGGTTACTGAGACAGTCAGACCGTGCCGTTCACCACCCAGGACACCCATACCGTACCGTTCAAAAACCCGACCGGTCGGAATGGGATGCCGATAATGCCTTATGCGATCATCGGCCGCCACGAGCAGGACTGGAGTGCGAATGCCCTTGGCGAGGGCCGTCTGGGCTATTCGGGCGGCCAAACCAAATTCCGTCATGCCAGGCTCGGCTTGGCCGCAGGCAACCTCAAGGCACTCCGCCACGTCCCGGGCAAGGATGCGGTAGCGTCGGATTTCACCCTCCGTCATGACCCATCGAAGCGTCGCGAAGTCTGTGTCCAGACAGCACACCCCGCCCGGCAAGGCAGGAAATGGCACGTCGCAGGCTGTCCGAAGTCCACCGACCTCCGCCAACCAAAGTCGCTTCAGGGCCTCCTCATCAAACCAGGATGCCGCTTTGACCTCGATGTCCAAATCGGCCAGTTCCTCGTCGGCCAGTCGCGGGGCTTCGATATTGTTGGTGAGACAGATGGTCCGCTCCCTGGTGATCAACAGCGCGGCGATGCCGGTGCTGTCGGCCGTTCCCACATGGTTGAGCCCCCCGGCGGTGTACCAGGCAAAGTTCGGTCGTTGAGCCAGCACCACTGCATCGAGGGCATGGGATTCCATGTACTCGACCACCCGCCGATGCTTGGTTTGATGTTCCTCGCGTCTTGTCACGCTCGCGCACCTCCGAGCAATGCGCCAGATTGTAAGAGATCTCTGCTCCGCCTGCAGTGCGCGACCGTCTGGGCGGGCATGCCGACCGGTCCAGGTTGGGCAATCAACCCTCTTGAGGGGGTCTTCCCGCCCAAGGCGGGCTGATAGGCCGACCGTTGTATGACCGGTTGTGGTCGCCCGCGGTTGTTCTTCCTATGGTCTCAGCCCGTTTCAACGGGCTTACTCGACAAGGACAGGCCCGTTAAAACAGGCTCGATGGGGTGACACCGTGAGGGAGGAATTGGCCGACCGTGAACCAGTCGTAAAACGGCCGGCCTGTTTGCCCTTCGGGAAAGACCGCTGAAGCGGTCTGCTTTCGGCTTGCGTTCGCGACAACCGGGTCAGCCGCCAGGAGTGCCGCCGCTTCTGTCACAGGCCCCACACCCCCGGCCCCGCCAAGAGCCGCGAGCTTACAGCCCAGAGCCCAAAGCCCCGCCGCCGCTCCGCTCC from Phycisphaerae bacterium includes these protein-coding regions:
- a CDS encoding M24 family metallopeptidase → MTRREEHQTKHRRVVEYMESHALDAVVLAQRPNFAWYTAGGLNHVGTADSTGIAALLITRERTICLTNNIEAPRLADEELADLDIEVKAASWFDEEALKRLWLAEVGGLRTACDVPFPALPGGVCCLDTDFATLRWVMTEGEIRRYRILARDVAECLEVACGQAEPGMTEFGLAARIAQTALAKGIRTPVLLVAADDRIRHYRHPIPTGRVFERYGMGVLGGERHGLTVSVTRLFSFGPIDPELRRKHEAVCRIDAAMMAATRPGKAMGEVLAVAQEVYAQQGFTDEWTFHHQGGLTGYLGREIRVAPGCLIAIQGHQVFAWNPSIAGTKSEDTLLVGPGRNEILSLTGGWPTMPFAVQGQQYCRCCVREL